Within the Pseudobythopirellula maris genome, the region TGTGGTTAGTGCGAATCCATTCTGCATGTCCTCAGTAATGGTTAGGCGATCGCTGTCAGACAGGTTTCCCGAGTGGACGCGATGGGGTGAGGATTGCCTGTACATGCTCGATGTGATTCGCCGCGGTGAAGTACGCTTCGTAGGTGATGCATTAGTAGGTTATCGCCGTACAGCCGAGAGTCAGTCGCGTGATCCGGGTATCCGCATGCGTAGGCATGCAGCATTGATGCAGTGGTTGTCGATGCACCGCGATGAGTTGGGGCAAGCAGCTGCAACTGGTCTGGCTGATAGCGCCGCACGGCGGTTGGCTGATGGCGCCCGGGGGGCGAAGTCGCGTCGAGATTGGGGGCTGTATTGGGAATATCGTGAGTATCTGGTGGGCGCGCCGCGTCATCCTGATACCGATAAAGTCTTGTCCGAACGGGTTTATCCTAAAGCCTTGTATCGTTTATACGATTGGGCAACGGGTGGGGCTAGTTGGGCTGGGGCACGAGGAGATGTGTTGTGAGGCAGGGGTGTGACATATTGCTGGTGGATCGACGTTTGCGGAGCAGCGGCGGTGCGCAGAAGTACCTGGTCGAACTGACGAAGGCGCTTGAGCTTGATGGCCTTAAGGTCCATGCCTTGATTAACGAAGGCGACGAACTCCAAGCCTATTGCAAGTCTCTGCAGGATGCGGGGGCGCAATTGCACCGTTTTCCTCTGGGCGACAAAGCCAGGCGAGAGTCGGAGCAGGCTATTGCAGAGAAGCTCCTGGAATTGCGGCCAGCAGGCGTGCACGTAAACGGAAGCTCAAATGCATTAGATGCGGTTCTGGAGCCGGTGCTTGGCGGAAGTCGTGGAGGCTTTTTTAAAACATTCACCATCCATCAATCCCTTCTGAATGAGTCCCTGTATTACGATACGCGGTTGAAGGGGAAGATCCCGTACAGCTACAGGCGGAGGACGATCCGGTCTGCTCGTCGCTACATGGGGTTGTATGATGCATTTATTAGTGTCAGCCACGTCAACATGGGGTTCTCTGTAGAGAGTTTGGGGATTGATGAGTCGGTGGTGAGGTACATCCCTAACGGCGTGGACATAGGTGTGTATTCTCCGTCAGGCAGGGGCGCCGGAGAGGTGGTCTTTGGTAGCTGTTCGACATTGTCCCCGTACAAGAATCATGAGCTGCTGATTCGTGCGTTTGCGAAGTCGGGCGTGTCTGCGTATTCGCGATTGCGGATAGCTGGCGACGGTCAAGAGGCTGGCATGCTGCGATCGGTAGTACAGGAACTAGGCCTGCAAGAACGGGTAGAGTTTGCTGGGCATCAAGCCAATGTGCCGGACTTTCTCCGAAGCATAGACGTGTTCTGCATGTCTTCGGATAGTGAAGGTATGCCGTATTCGCAACTCGAAGCCATGTCCACGGGCTTGCCGTCGATCGTTACGGATGTGGGCGATCTTGCAGTCGTCGTGCGAGATGGTGTCGATGGATATGTGGTTGCGCCCGGCGATCTGGATGGGTATGCGCGCTCGATGGCAATGTTGTGTGAGTCAAGCGTGCTAAGGCGTAATATGGGTGAAGGGGCGCGACGGCGAGCGATAGAGAACTACTCTTCGCAGTGCTTCATCAGTAAGACTCAGCACTTCTTTGCTCAGATGGTTTCTGGGAGGCGGCGTGCAAGTGCTTTGTAATTTGAGGTCTTGTGCAGGCTCGTCAACGCAGACCCCGTGGC harbors:
- a CDS encoding glycosyltransferase family 2 protein — its product is MPAIPKVSVVIPCYNGEAYLREAIDSALEQAHEPLEVIVVDDGSTDGSAAIADSYGPPVRVLRQENQGESVARNRGIDESQGEWVAFLDADDVWRPSKLAEQLSVVEDGVVCVHTGYEFIGVWLGRKTRRPLPAAERYRLENVVSANPFCMSSVMVRRSLSDRFPEWTRWGEDCLYMLDVIRRGEVRFVGDALVGYRRTAESQSRDPGIRMRRHAALMQWLSMHRDELGQAAATGLADSAARRLADGARGAKSRRDWGLYWEYREYLVGAPRHPDTDKVLSERVYPKALYRLYDWATGGASWAGARGDVL
- a CDS encoding glycosyltransferase family 4 protein produces the protein MDRRLRSSGGAQKYLVELTKALELDGLKVHALINEGDELQAYCKSLQDAGAQLHRFPLGDKARRESEQAIAEKLLELRPAGVHVNGSSNALDAVLEPVLGGSRGGFFKTFTIHQSLLNESLYYDTRLKGKIPYSYRRRTIRSARRYMGLYDAFISVSHVNMGFSVESLGIDESVVRYIPNGVDIGVYSPSGRGAGEVVFGSCSTLSPYKNHELLIRAFAKSGVSAYSRLRIAGDGQEAGMLRSVVQELGLQERVEFAGHQANVPDFLRSIDVFCMSSDSEGMPYSQLEAMSTGLPSIVTDVGDLAVVVRDGVDGYVVAPGDLDGYARSMAMLCESSVLRRNMGEGARRRAIENYSSQCFISKTQHFFAQMVSGRRRASAL